The following are from one region of the Sandaracinus amylolyticus genome:
- a CDS encoding sigma 54-interacting transcriptional regulator has protein sequence MSWDEDRTDQSSRRAPAARPLVATLVVLHGPRGIAEPRTIVLSPGETSIGRAAAPRTIQLEDARVSRRHALVEVSSQGVVLRDLASSHGTFVGGRRIDAPRVLIDGDVVRTGDSFLLFRLRPLDAPDAPIGGLFGSAPAIAQLRSKIALVAPTDVNVLIIGESGTGKELVAQAIHEMSGRRGRFVAVNTSAIPETLAESHLFGHAAGAFTGAKTSHPGYFEQAAGGTLFLDEIGEMPLPLQAKLLRVIEERAVVPVGATQARPVDVRIVAATHRALESAVERGAFRGDLFARLSDVLLRTPALRERREDVLPLLARTLGPHAPPLDPDLVEALLLHAWPYNVRELIKIATELRVLGAASATLDLSMIASRLGRRVDTGPLLAPSPIDEPTQVSAKADTRPPPVRPPEPEPEPRDAPSPEVVSALYREHEGNISRIARALGRSRRQVHRYLEAAGLRKKGEDEDET, from the coding sequence ATGAGCTGGGACGAGGACCGCACCGATCAGAGCAGTCGACGCGCGCCCGCAGCGCGCCCTCTCGTGGCCACGCTGGTCGTGCTCCACGGTCCGCGTGGCATCGCCGAGCCCCGCACCATCGTGCTCTCCCCCGGCGAGACGTCGATCGGCCGCGCTGCCGCGCCGCGCACGATCCAGCTCGAGGACGCGCGGGTCTCGCGGCGGCACGCGCTGGTGGAGGTGTCGTCGCAGGGCGTCGTGCTGCGCGATCTCGCGAGCTCGCACGGGACGTTCGTGGGTGGCCGGCGGATCGACGCGCCGCGCGTCCTGATCGACGGCGACGTCGTGCGCACCGGCGACTCGTTCCTGCTCTTCCGCCTCCGCCCGCTCGATGCGCCCGACGCGCCGATCGGCGGGCTCTTCGGGAGCGCGCCCGCGATCGCGCAGCTCCGCTCGAAGATCGCGCTCGTCGCGCCGACCGACGTGAACGTGCTGATCATCGGCGAGAGCGGCACCGGCAAGGAGCTCGTCGCGCAGGCGATCCACGAGATGAGCGGGCGTCGCGGGCGCTTCGTCGCGGTGAACACCAGCGCGATCCCGGAGACGCTCGCGGAGAGCCACCTCTTCGGGCACGCCGCGGGCGCGTTCACCGGCGCGAAGACCTCGCACCCCGGGTACTTCGAGCAGGCCGCGGGCGGCACCCTCTTCCTCGACGAGATCGGCGAGATGCCCCTGCCGCTGCAGGCGAAGCTGCTCCGCGTCATCGAGGAGCGCGCGGTGGTGCCGGTCGGCGCGACCCAGGCGCGCCCCGTCGACGTGCGCATCGTCGCGGCGACCCATCGCGCGCTCGAGAGCGCGGTCGAGCGCGGCGCGTTCCGCGGCGATCTCTTCGCGCGGTTGTCCGACGTGCTGCTGCGCACGCCTGCGCTGCGCGAGCGACGCGAGGACGTGCTCCCGCTGCTCGCGCGCACCCTCGGCCCGCACGCGCCGCCGCTCGATCCCGATCTCGTCGAGGCGCTGCTCCTGCACGCGTGGCCGTACAACGTGCGCGAGCTGATCAAGATCGCGACCGAGCTGCGGGTGCTCGGCGCGGCGAGCGCGACGCTCGATCTCTCGATGATCGCGTCGCGCCTCGGCCGCCGCGTCGACACCGGACCGCTGCTCGCGCCGAGCCCGATCGACGAGCCCACGCAGGTCTCGGCCAAGGCGGACACGCGTCCGCCCCCGGTGCGGCCGCCCGAGCCCGAGCCCGAGCCGCGCGACGCGCCTTCGCCGGAGGTCGTGTCCGCGCTCTACCGCGAGCACGAGGGCAACATCTCGCGGATCGCGCGCGCCCTCGGACGCTCGCGCCGCCAGGTGCATCGTTATCTCGAGGCGGCCGGGCTGCGGAAGAAGGGCGAGGACGAGGACGAGACCTGA
- a CDS encoding sigma-54-dependent transcriptional regulator → MSKARVLVVDDDRAVGMVLASLLKQAGYESHHVPSGEEALAALASRAIDVVISDVRMPGMDGMELLGEVKQRTPDVPVLLLTAHGSVPLAVEAMKAGAAEFLLKPFDRDEVLFTVEKALATNARVAARPPDAPVRGEGMVLGDSDAMRECVARLKKAAPTVATVLLRGESGTGKEVAARTLHGWSPRHAGPFVAVHCAALPDNLLESELFGYEKGAFTGATQRKPGRVELAQGGTLFLDEIGDISPAVQVKLLRLLQEKEFQRLGGTSAEKVDVRFVAATHRDLEAMVEDGTFREDLFYRLNVVPVWMPPLRERDDDVALLASRFCAELAEQNGRSGLRLAPDAIAALRAHDWPGNVRELQNLIERLVVFAEGDAIRGSDVERELGARSARGSRTSGSPAPVDAGTLDAHRVEAEKGAIRDALTRAQGNRTQAARLLGISRRTLYNKLAELGLE, encoded by the coding sequence GTGAGCAAAGCCCGCGTCCTGGTGGTCGACGACGATCGCGCCGTCGGCATGGTCCTCGCCTCGTTGCTCAAGCAAGCCGGCTACGAGTCGCACCACGTCCCGAGCGGCGAGGAAGCGCTCGCAGCGCTCGCGTCGCGCGCGATCGACGTCGTGATCTCCGACGTGCGCATGCCGGGGATGGACGGCATGGAGCTGCTCGGCGAGGTGAAGCAGCGCACGCCCGACGTGCCGGTGCTGCTGCTCACCGCGCACGGCTCGGTGCCCCTCGCGGTCGAGGCGATGAAGGCGGGCGCGGCGGAGTTCCTGCTCAAGCCGTTCGATCGCGACGAGGTGCTCTTCACCGTCGAGAAGGCGCTCGCGACGAACGCGCGCGTCGCCGCGCGCCCGCCGGATGCACCGGTGCGGGGCGAGGGCATGGTGCTCGGCGACTCCGACGCGATGAGGGAGTGCGTCGCGCGCCTCAAGAAGGCCGCGCCCACCGTCGCGACCGTGCTGCTGCGCGGCGAGAGCGGCACCGGCAAGGAAGTGGCCGCGCGCACGCTGCACGGATGGTCGCCGCGCCACGCCGGGCCCTTCGTCGCGGTGCACTGCGCGGCGCTGCCCGACAACCTGCTCGAGAGCGAGCTCTTCGGCTACGAGAAGGGCGCGTTCACCGGCGCGACGCAGCGCAAGCCGGGCCGCGTCGAGCTCGCGCAGGGCGGCACGCTCTTCCTCGACGAGATCGGCGACATCAGCCCCGCTGTGCAGGTGAAGCTGCTGAGGCTCCTCCAGGAGAAGGAGTTCCAGCGTCTCGGCGGCACCAGCGCGGAGAAGGTCGACGTGCGCTTCGTCGCCGCGACCCATCGCGATCTCGAGGCGATGGTCGAGGACGGCACGTTCCGCGAGGACCTCTTCTATCGATTGAACGTCGTGCCGGTGTGGATGCCGCCGCTGCGCGAGCGCGACGACGACGTCGCGCTGCTCGCGAGCCGGTTCTGCGCCGAGCTCGCGGAGCAGAACGGGCGCAGCGGGCTGCGTCTCGCGCCGGACGCGATCGCCGCGCTGCGCGCGCACGACTGGCCGGGCAACGTGCGCGAGCTGCAGAACCTCATCGAGCGCCTCGTGGTGTTCGCCGAGGGCGATGCGATCCGCGGCAGCGACGTGGAGCGCGAGCTCGGCGCGCGCAGCGCTCGCGGCAGTCGAACGTCGGGGAGCCCGGCACCGGTCGACGCGGGCACGCTCGACGCGCATCGCGTCGAGGCCGAGAAGGGCGCGATCCGCGACGCGCTGACGCGCGCGCAGGGCAATCGCACCCAGGCCGCGCGCCTCCTCGGGATCAGCCGGCGCACGCTCTACAACAAGCTCGCCGAGCTCGGCCTCGAGTAG
- the ada gene encoding bifunctional DNA-binding transcriptional regulator/O6-methylguanine-DNA methyltransferase Ada, which translates to MNALVTAEDDDVRWAAVVARDRGADGTFVYAVRTTGVYCRPSCASRLARRENVEFHRGATEAERAGFRACRRCRPGEASLAERQAARIAEICRVLDDADREHDLDALAASAGMSRFHFQRVFKSITGVTPKAYARARRAERVRTELARGASVTSAMYAAGFRSSGRFYEHSDEMLGMVPSAFREGAPALRIRFAIGACSLGAILVAATDVGVCSILLGDDPDALAAELQERFPNAALEAGDREFDAWVARVVGLVEAPRVGLDLPLDVRGTAFQQRVWKALRAIPVGATASYADVARAIGMPEAARAVARACAANPLAVAIPCHRVVRRDGELSGYRWGVERKRELLRRES; encoded by the coding sequence ATGAACGCTCTCGTGACTGCCGAGGACGACGACGTGCGCTGGGCCGCGGTGGTGGCGCGGGATCGTGGGGCGGACGGCACGTTCGTCTACGCGGTGCGCACGACCGGTGTGTACTGCCGTCCTTCGTGCGCGTCGCGGCTCGCGCGTCGCGAGAACGTCGAGTTCCACCGCGGCGCGACGGAGGCCGAGCGCGCGGGGTTCCGCGCGTGCCGGCGATGTCGTCCCGGTGAAGCGTCGCTCGCGGAGCGACAGGCGGCGCGCATCGCGGAGATCTGTCGCGTGCTCGACGACGCGGATCGCGAGCACGATCTCGACGCGCTCGCCGCGTCGGCGGGGATGAGCCGCTTCCACTTCCAGCGCGTGTTCAAGTCGATCACCGGCGTGACGCCGAAGGCCTATGCGCGGGCGCGTCGCGCCGAGCGGGTGCGCACCGAGCTCGCGCGCGGCGCATCGGTGACGAGCGCGATGTACGCCGCGGGCTTCCGATCGAGCGGGCGCTTCTACGAGCACAGCGACGAGATGCTCGGGATGGTGCCGAGCGCGTTCCGCGAAGGTGCGCCCGCGCTGCGCATCCGCTTCGCGATCGGTGCGTGCTCGCTCGGCGCGATCCTCGTCGCCGCGACCGACGTCGGCGTGTGCAGCATCTTGCTCGGCGACGATCCCGACGCGCTCGCGGCGGAGCTGCAGGAGCGCTTCCCGAACGCGGCGCTCGAGGCCGGGGATCGCGAGTTCGACGCGTGGGTCGCGCGCGTCGTCGGGCTGGTCGAGGCGCCGCGCGTCGGGCTCGATCTGCCGCTCGACGTGCGGGGCACCGCGTTTCAGCAGCGCGTGTGGAAGGCGCTCCGCGCGATCCCGGTGGGCGCGACGGCGAGCTACGCCGACGTCGCGCGCGCGATCGGCATGCCCGAGGCCGCGCGTGCGGTCGCTCGCGCGTGCGCGGCGAACCCGCTCGCGGTCGCGATCCCGTGTCATCGCGTGGTTCGACGCGACGGTGAGCTCTCGGGCTATCGCTGGGGCGTCGAGCGCAAGCGCGAGCTGCTGCGGCGCGAGTCGTGA
- a CDS encoding SDR family oxidoreductase, which yields MSALSQKVAIITGASSGIGRAAAKLFAREGAQLVVTARRAHELEALVAEIRADGGEAVALPGDVTDERHARALVELAVERFGGLDVAFDNAGASGALGPIADLSLDGWKRTIDTNLTSAFLAAKHQAPALVARGGGSLIFTSTFVGHTVGMPGMAAYAASKAGLIGLVQTLAVELGAHGVRVNALLPGGTDTPAYRAMNATEDAHRFVSQLHALGRVATPDEIARAALWLASDASSFQTGTAMLVDGGISIRRA from the coding sequence ATGTCCGCACTGTCCCAGAAGGTCGCCATCATCACCGGCGCGAGCTCCGGCATCGGCCGCGCCGCAGCGAAGCTCTTCGCGCGCGAGGGCGCGCAGCTCGTCGTCACCGCGCGACGCGCGCACGAGCTCGAGGCGCTCGTCGCCGAGATCCGCGCGGACGGCGGCGAGGCCGTCGCGCTGCCCGGCGACGTGACCGACGAGCGCCATGCCCGCGCGCTCGTCGAGCTCGCCGTCGAGCGCTTCGGCGGGCTCGACGTCGCGTTCGACAACGCAGGCGCGAGCGGCGCGCTCGGTCCGATCGCCGACCTCTCGCTCGATGGCTGGAAGCGCACGATCGACACGAACCTGACCAGCGCGTTCCTCGCCGCGAAGCACCAGGCGCCCGCGCTCGTCGCGCGCGGCGGAGGCTCGCTGATCTTCACGTCGACCTTCGTCGGCCACACCGTCGGCATGCCCGGCATGGCCGCGTACGCCGCGAGCAAGGCGGGCCTGATCGGCCTCGTGCAAACTCTCGCGGTCGAGCTCGGCGCGCACGGCGTGCGCGTCAACGCGCTGCTCCCCGGCGGCACCGACACGCCGGCGTACCGCGCGATGAACGCCACCGAGGACGCGCATCGATTCGTGAGCCAGCTGCACGCGCTCGGTCGCGTCGCGACCCCCGACGAGATCGCGCGCGCCGCGCTCTGGCTCGCATCGGACGCGTCGTCGTTCCAGACCGGCACCGCGATGCTCGTCGACGGAGGCATCTCGATCCGACGCGCCTGA
- a CDS encoding CoA-acylating methylmalonate-semialdehyde dehydrogenase yields MKLVDVPAATIRCRNLIAGEWRDASSGETRDVVSPYTGSVVGTVPMSSASDVAAAVESAHHAWQSWRRTPLKERTQLLFRYREILLRDLDLLSHRAALEAGKTVEEARAGIMKGIEVAEFALSLQNLDDGGALEVSRGVTCEVRREPLGVCVGITPFNFPAMVPMWLYPIAVTLGNAFILKPSEKVPLTAVLQAERMLEAGFPKGVFSLVHGARETVEALVDHPLVAGIGFVGSSAAARAVYTRGSNRGARALCLGGAKNVLMITPDADPDVTIPGVVASFTGCAGQRCMAASMLVAVGDVDHLIDGIVERAAQVRLGRDMGAIIDHGARERIVRDIDRAIAEGAKLRLDGRAPEAPEGYEQGAWLGPTILDHARPDMECASKELFGPVITIVRVKNLEEALAIEASGTYGNACSVFTSSGAVARHVADRATSGMIGVNVGVPVPREPFSFGGTKTSRYGAGDVTGRQGVEHWSWLKKITTKWQMQGDATWMS; encoded by the coding sequence ATGAAGCTGGTGGACGTACCGGCGGCGACCATCCGTTGCCGCAACCTGATCGCAGGTGAGTGGCGCGACGCATCGAGCGGCGAGACGCGCGACGTGGTGAGCCCCTACACGGGCTCGGTCGTCGGCACCGTGCCGATGTCGAGCGCGAGCGACGTCGCAGCCGCCGTCGAGTCCGCGCACCACGCGTGGCAGTCGTGGCGACGCACGCCGCTGAAAGAGCGCACGCAGCTGCTCTTCCGATATCGCGAGATCCTCCTCCGCGATCTCGATCTGCTCTCGCACCGCGCCGCGCTCGAGGCGGGCAAGACCGTCGAGGAAGCGCGCGCCGGGATCATGAAGGGCATCGAGGTCGCGGAGTTCGCGCTCTCGCTCCAGAACCTCGACGACGGAGGCGCGCTCGAGGTCAGCCGCGGCGTGACGTGCGAGGTGCGCCGCGAGCCGCTCGGCGTCTGCGTCGGGATCACGCCGTTCAACTTCCCGGCGATGGTGCCCATGTGGCTCTACCCGATCGCCGTCACGCTGGGGAACGCCTTCATCCTCAAGCCGAGCGAGAAGGTCCCGCTCACCGCGGTGCTGCAGGCCGAGCGCATGCTCGAGGCGGGCTTCCCCAAGGGCGTGTTCTCGCTCGTGCACGGCGCGCGCGAGACCGTCGAGGCGCTCGTCGATCACCCGCTCGTCGCGGGCATCGGCTTCGTGGGATCGAGCGCGGCTGCGCGCGCGGTCTACACCCGCGGCTCGAACCGCGGCGCTCGCGCGCTCTGCCTCGGCGGCGCGAAGAACGTGCTGATGATCACCCCCGACGCCGATCCCGACGTCACGATCCCGGGTGTCGTCGCGTCGTTCACCGGGTGCGCGGGACAGCGCTGCATGGCGGCGTCGATGCTCGTCGCGGTGGGCGACGTCGATCACCTGATCGACGGAATCGTCGAGCGCGCCGCGCAGGTCCGCCTGGGCCGCGACATGGGCGCGATCATCGATCACGGCGCGCGCGAGCGCATCGTGCGCGACATCGATCGTGCGATCGCCGAAGGCGCCAAGCTGCGCCTCGACGGGCGCGCGCCCGAGGCGCCCGAGGGTTACGAGCAGGGCGCGTGGCTCGGCCCGACGATCCTCGATCACGCGCGCCCCGACATGGAGTGCGCGAGCAAGGAGCTCTTCGGCCCGGTCATCACGATCGTGCGCGTGAAGAACCTCGAGGAGGCGCTCGCGATCGAGGCGAGCGGCACGTACGGCAATGCGTGCAGCGTGTTCACGTCGTCGGGCGCGGTCGCGCGCCACGTCGCGGACCGCGCGACGAGCGGGATGATCGGCGTGAACGTCGGCGTGCCGGTGCCGCGCGAGCCCTTCTCGTTCGGCGGCACGAAGACCTCGCGTTACGGCGCAGGAGACGTGACCGGCCGCCAGGGCGTCGAGCACTGGAGCTGGCTCAAGAAGATCACCACGAAGTGGCAGATGCAGGGAGACGCGACGTGGATGTCGTGA
- a CDS encoding GTP cyclohydrolase II, with product MTTDNKKPRKHIQLTSHPTGEVAMPIRWGNPEPRQRGPVIATLSKPEHRNAIGTHSGAYAVYRALAVAAGSLQADHRSDLTNTAPTDRFGPHPQWGDPERIVSIDPFGAVVQEVFAEQIAQGYDIRPTIAVTKAHLQMHELRDAMEKGRLHADGTVLKANGDVVVTKAAIEPVWWLPGIAKRFGCDEHTLRRTLFEQTGGMFPELVTRPDLDVFLPPIGGHTVYVFGDPSKLGSREHSLTCRVHDECNGSDVFGSDICTCRPYLTHGIEECVKSAQEGGVGLVVYNRKEGRALGEVTKFLVYNARKRQEGGDSAAQYFARTECVAGVQDMRFQELMPDALHWLGITKIDRFVSMSNMKHDALTRSGIEIGERVKIPDELIPADARVEMEAKMAAGYYSAGEVVTDERLRETKGRAL from the coding sequence ATGACCACCGACAACAAGAAGCCGCGCAAGCACATCCAGCTGACCTCGCATCCGACCGGCGAGGTCGCGATGCCGATCCGATGGGGCAACCCCGAGCCGCGCCAGCGCGGCCCGGTGATCGCGACGCTCTCGAAGCCCGAGCACCGCAACGCGATCGGCACGCACTCGGGCGCGTACGCGGTCTACCGCGCGCTCGCGGTCGCCGCGGGATCGCTGCAGGCGGATCATCGCTCCGATCTCACCAACACCGCACCCACCGACCGCTTCGGGCCGCACCCGCAGTGGGGCGATCCCGAGCGCATCGTCTCGATCGATCCGTTCGGCGCGGTCGTGCAGGAGGTCTTCGCCGAGCAGATCGCGCAGGGCTACGACATCCGCCCCACCATCGCGGTCACCAAGGCGCACCTGCAGATGCACGAGCTGCGCGACGCGATGGAGAAGGGTCGCCTCCACGCCGACGGCACCGTGCTCAAGGCGAACGGCGACGTCGTCGTGACCAAGGCCGCGATCGAGCCGGTGTGGTGGCTGCCCGGCATCGCGAAGCGCTTCGGGTGTGACGAGCACACGCTGCGGCGCACGCTCTTCGAGCAGACCGGCGGCATGTTCCCCGAGCTCGTCACGCGCCCCGACCTCGACGTGTTCCTGCCTCCGATCGGCGGGCACACCGTCTACGTCTTCGGCGACCCGAGCAAGCTCGGCAGCCGCGAGCACTCGCTGACCTGCCGCGTGCACGACGAGTGCAACGGCTCCGACGTGTTCGGCTCCGACATCTGCACGTGCCGCCCCTACCTCACCCACGGCATCGAGGAGTGCGTGAAGAGCGCGCAGGAAGGCGGCGTCGGTCTCGTCGTCTACAACCGCAAGGAAGGCCGCGCGCTCGGCGAGGTCACGAAGTTCCTCGTCTACAACGCGCGCAAGCGGCAGGAGGGCGGCGACAGCGCCGCGCAGTACTTCGCGCGCACCGAATGCGTCGCGGGCGTGCAGGACATGCGTTTCCAGGAGCTCATGCCCGACGCGCTGCACTGGCTCGGCATCACGAAGATCGATCGCTTCGTGTCGATGTCGAACATGAAGCACGACGCGCTCACGCGGAGCGGCATCGAGATCGGCGAGCGCGTGAAGATCCCCGACGAGCTCATCCCCGCCGACGCGCGCGTCGAGATGGAGGCGAAGATGGCCGCGGGCTACTACTCGGCGGGCGAGGTCGTCACCGACGAGCGCCTGCGCGAGACGAAGGGGCGCGCGCTGTGA
- a CDS encoding URC4/urg3 family protein, protein MSESDIALLRSPSTIRARCRAILDAGLRGELAHLDVRIDRMDAVVARVVRVTRAAYPDLRIPYHSRWGHFRAGKVDRVASFDREISALDRDEQARVRFELAITSVLLDAGAGTKWRYHEASAANGNGGARDYDRSEGLAVASFHMFRDGLFSGDRKSKRADAEGLDRVDAGTLARGFQVSDANPMVGLEGRASLLTRLGAAMRAAPRLFGAEHPRLGGLYDHLRAQVDAKGELPARLVLAVLLEGLAPIWPGRIELAGVNLGDVWRHPHAGGEGLTKGLVPFHKLSQWLAYSLVEPLEHAGIRVTSLDELTGLAEYRNGGLFVDEGVLAPRRAEILTSAHAPGDEVIVEWRALTVALLDETATRVRAALGKSAAELPLCNVLEGGTWAAGREVAREKREGGGPPIQVVSDGTVF, encoded by the coding sequence GTGAGCGAGAGCGACATCGCGCTCCTGCGCTCGCCCTCGACGATCCGAGCGCGCTGCCGCGCGATCCTCGACGCGGGCCTGCGCGGCGAGCTCGCGCATCTCGACGTGCGGATCGATCGCATGGACGCGGTCGTGGCGCGCGTGGTGCGCGTCACGCGCGCCGCGTACCCCGATCTGCGCATCCCCTATCACAGCCGCTGGGGGCACTTCCGCGCGGGCAAGGTCGATCGCGTCGCGTCGTTCGATCGCGAGATCTCGGCGCTCGATCGCGACGAGCAGGCGCGCGTGCGCTTCGAGCTCGCGATCACGAGCGTGCTGCTCGACGCCGGCGCGGGCACGAAGTGGCGCTACCACGAGGCCTCTGCGGCGAATGGGAACGGAGGCGCGCGCGACTACGATCGCAGCGAGGGTCTCGCGGTTGCGAGCTTTCACATGTTCCGCGACGGGCTCTTCAGCGGTGATCGGAAGTCGAAGCGCGCCGACGCCGAGGGGCTCGATCGCGTCGACGCGGGCACGCTCGCGCGCGGCTTCCAGGTGAGCGACGCGAACCCGATGGTCGGGCTCGAGGGGCGCGCCTCGCTGCTCACCCGCCTCGGCGCCGCGATGCGCGCCGCGCCGCGCCTCTTCGGCGCAGAGCACCCGCGGCTCGGAGGGCTCTACGATCACCTCCGCGCGCAGGTCGACGCGAAGGGCGAGCTCCCCGCGCGCCTCGTCCTCGCCGTGCTGCTCGAGGGCCTCGCGCCGATCTGGCCGGGCCGCATCGAGCTCGCGGGCGTGAACCTCGGCGACGTGTGGCGTCATCCGCACGCGGGCGGCGAGGGCCTCACCAAGGGCCTCGTGCCGTTCCACAAGCTCTCGCAGTGGCTCGCGTACTCGCTCGTCGAGCCGCTCGAGCACGCGGGCATCCGCGTCACCTCGCTCGACGAGCTCACCGGCCTCGCCGAGTACCGCAACGGGGGTCTCTTCGTCGACGAAGGCGTGCTCGCGCCGCGTCGCGCCGAGATCCTCACGAGCGCCCATGCGCCCGGCGACGAGGTGATCGTCGAGTGGCGTGCGCTCACCGTCGCGCTGCTCGACGAGACCGCGACGCGCGTGCGCGCCGCGCTCGGCAAGAGCGCCGCCGAGCTCCCGCTCTGCAACGTGCTCGAGGGCGGCACCTGGGCCGCGGGCCGCGAGGTCGCGCGCGAGAAGCGCGAAGGCGGCGGCCCGCCGATCCAGGTCGTGTCCGACGGCACCGTGTTCTGA
- the upp gene encoding uracil phosphoribosyltransferase, whose amino-acid sequence MSPEVHVVSHPLVQHKLSLMRRETTSVSQFRQLLEEISMLLAYELTRDFPLSTERIKTPIAEMDAPVIEGKKLVIISILRAGDGFLTGMLRVIPSARVGHIGLYRDPKTLMAVEYYFKVPGDLADRDVIVVDPMLATGNSAVAAVDRIKSRGPKSIKLMCLLAAPEGIKTLHETHPDVPVWTCAVDQKLNEKGYIVPGLGDAGDRLFGTK is encoded by the coding sequence ATGTCCCCCGAGGTCCACGTCGTCTCCCACCCGCTCGTCCAGCACAAGCTCTCGCTGATGCGCCGCGAGACCACGAGCGTCAGCCAGTTCCGTCAGCTGCTCGAGGAGATCAGCATGCTCCTCGCGTACGAGCTGACGCGCGACTTCCCGCTCTCCACCGAGCGCATCAAGACGCCCATCGCCGAGATGGACGCGCCGGTGATCGAGGGCAAGAAGCTCGTGATCATCTCGATCCTGCGCGCCGGTGACGGCTTCCTGACCGGCATGCTGCGCGTCATCCCGTCGGCCCGCGTCGGCCACATCGGGCTCTACCGCGACCCGAAGACGCTCATGGCCGTCGAGTACTACTTCAAGGTCCCGGGCGACCTCGCGGATCGCGACGTCATCGTCGTCGACCCGATGCTCGCCACCGGCAACTCGGCCGTCGCGGCGGTCGATCGCATCAAGAGCCGCGGGCCGAAGTCGATCAAGCTCATGTGTCTGCTCGCCGCGCCCGAGGGCATCAAGACGCTGCACGAGACCCACCCCGACGTGCCGGTGTGGACGTGCGCGGTCGATCAGAAGCTCAACGAGAAGGGCTACATCGTCCCGGGCCTGGGCGACGCCGGCGATCGTCTGTTCGGCACGAAGTAG
- a CDS encoding response regulator, which translates to MPQATRWRVLLVDDEDVLLQSMSAVLEDDFEVVVASDGARALERIEEQPFDVVCSDYKMPRMDGLELLRRLRERAIDVGFVLVTGMRDYKLATQPDGDQFHCVLLKPCDPAQLIESIQRAATFAQMRRAVDAAQTASSRLRKRGA; encoded by the coding sequence ATGCCGCAGGCCACACGCTGGCGCGTCTTACTCGTCGATGACGAAGACGTGTTGTTGCAGTCGATGAGCGCCGTGCTCGAGGACGACTTCGAGGTCGTCGTCGCATCCGACGGAGCGCGCGCGCTCGAGCGCATCGAGGAGCAGCCCTTCGACGTCGTCTGCAGCGACTACAAGATGCCGCGGATGGACGGGCTCGAGCTGCTGCGGAGGCTGCGCGAGCGCGCCATCGACGTCGGCTTCGTGCTCGTCACCGGCATGCGCGACTACAAGCTCGCGACGCAGCCCGATGGCGATCAATTCCACTGCGTCCTGCTCAAGCCCTGCGACCCCGCGCAGCTGATCGAGTCGATCCAGCGCGCCGCGACGTTCGCCCAGATGCGACGCGCCGTCGACGCCGCGCAGACCGCGAGCAGTCGCCTGCGAAAGCGCGGCGCGTGA
- a CDS encoding RedB protein has translation MSAPDELETLAGEAPDSARPRSRALPIAIAVWALVVAGGMGVLMNHAATPGARAEAPPTWPASDALALDPSLPTLVLVAHPRCTCTRASLSELAVITTRLAGRIRAYVLFVHPEGVDWDDSDLQRRAESLAGVITVRDEGGREAARFGAATSGQTYLYARDGRLLFSGGITPMRAHEGDNLGRRRIVALVEGERVDGSESAVFGCALAEREGGP, from the coding sequence GTGAGCGCGCCCGACGAGCTCGAGACGCTCGCGGGTGAAGCGCCCGACTCCGCTCGTCCTCGGTCACGCGCGCTCCCGATCGCGATTGCGGTGTGGGCCCTCGTCGTCGCGGGCGGGATGGGCGTGTTGATGAACCACGCGGCGACGCCGGGCGCGCGCGCCGAGGCACCGCCGACGTGGCCCGCGTCCGACGCGCTCGCGCTCGATCCGAGCCTGCCGACGCTCGTGCTGGTCGCGCACCCGCGCTGCACCTGCACGCGCGCGAGCCTCTCCGAGCTCGCGGTGATCACGACGCGCCTCGCGGGACGCATCCGCGCGTACGTGCTCTTCGTGCATCCCGAGGGTGTCGACTGGGACGACTCCGATCTCCAGCGGCGCGCCGAGAGCCTCGCCGGCGTGATCACGGTGCGCGACGAGGGCGGTCGCGAGGCTGCGCGCTTCGGCGCCGCGACCTCGGGCCAGACGTACCTCTACGCGCGCGATGGACGCCTGCTCTTCTCGGGCGGCATCACGCCGATGCGCGCCCACGAGGGCGACAACCTCGGGCGCCGCCGCATCGTCGCGCTGGTCGAGGGAGAACGAGTCGATGGCTCGGAGAGCGCGGTGTTCGGCTGCGCGCTCGCCGAGCGCGAGGGGGGACCATGA